From a single Girardinichthys multiradiatus isolate DD_20200921_A chromosome 17, DD_fGirMul_XY1, whole genome shotgun sequence genomic region:
- the cd36 gene encoding platelet glycoprotein 4 has protein sequence MGCCNRRCGLIAGAVVGALVAVLGGILIPVGDIIIQRTVNQEAVIEPGTTAYDNWAAAGAKVYRQFWLFEVKNPLEVMDHGAPPVVIEKGPYTYMTRYLAKDNITFHANHTVSFLLPNGAIFEPSMSVGTEDDIITSLNLAVAGAYSAIAPELHSVLEYLIKSTNSSLFQRRTVKELLWGYTDPMLKGAVGFFLDYNSTYDGFYDVFTGKDDIAKVNKINMWRKKSTLGFWNDTYCDMINGTDASSFAPFIDKKEPLYFFSSDICRSVSANYEKTVTLKGIDVYRYSLPPSTFASPVGNPDNKCYCSDMTTSKNCTLAGVLDIRTCQENRPIYISLPHFLHGSPILRKEVLGLNPHEEHHNTFLDVEPTTGFTLNFAKRIQVNMIYGPSNVITVLKKVKGYTIFPLVWLNETATLDDETADMFKRELLSRIQMLEIIQYVLLGVGLVIFVLCLLGYWKVRRSHNQNKLA, from the exons ATGGGTTGCTGTAACAGAAGGTGCGGGCTGATAGCCGGAGCTGTGGTTGGGGCTCTTGTAGCTGTCCTGGGAGGCATCCTCATTCCTGTGGGCGACATCATCATTCAGAGGACTGTGAACCAG GAAGCCGTCATTGAGCCAGGAACGACAGCTTATGACAACTGGGCGGCTGCAGGGGCAAAGGTGTATCGGCAGTTTTGGCTCTTTGAGGTAAAGAATCCACTGGAGGTTATGGATCATGGTGCGCCACCAGTAGTAATAGAGAAAGGACCATACACCTACAT GACAAGATATCTCGCAAAAGACAACATAACATTCCACGCCAATCACACCGTCTCCTTCCTGCTTCCCAACGGTGCCATCTTTGAGCCATCCATGTCAGTGGGAACAGAAGACGACATAATCACCTCGCTCAACCTGGCTGTGGCT ggAGCTTATTCAGCAATTGCTCCAGAGCTCCATTCAGTTTTAGAATACCTAATCAAGTCCACCAACTCCTCCTTGTTCCAACGTCGCACAGTGAAGGAGCTGCTTTGGGGCTACACAGATCCCATGCTGAAAGGAGCTGTGGGCTTCTTCTTAGAT TACAATTCTACATACGATGGTTTCTACGATGTCTTCACTGGCAAAGATGACATCGCAAAAGTGAATAAGATCAACATGTGGAGAAAAAAGAG CACCTTAGGGTTTTGGAACGACACATACTGTGACATGATTAATGGGACGG ATGCTTCCTCCTTTGCTCCATTTATAGACAAGAAGGAACCCCTCTATTTTTTCTCATCAGACATCTGCAG GTCTGTGTCGGCCAACTACGAGAAGACTGTAACTCTGAAGGGAATTGATGTGTACCGCTACTCCCTTCCCCCATCCACTTTTGCCTCCCCTGTGGGCAATCCAGACAACAAATGCTACTGCTCTGACATGACAACCAGCAAAAATTGCACATTAGCTGGTGTGCTGGACATCAGAACCTGTCAAGAAA ATCGACCTATTTACATCTCCCTGCCCCACTTCCTGCATGGCAGTCCGATACTGCGGAAGGAAGTGCTGGGCCTAAACCCCCACGAGGAGCACCATAATACCTTTCTGGATGTTGAACCT ACCACTGGGTTTACTCTGAATTTTGCCAAGAGAATTCAAGTGAACATGATCTACGGACCATCAAATGTCATCAC AGTACTCAAGAAAGTAAAGGGCTATACCATATTTCCTCTTGTTTGGCTAAATGAG ACGGCAACGTTGGATGATGAAACAGCAGACATGTTTAAGAGAGAGCTCCTATCTCGTATCCAGATGTTGGAAATCATACAGTATGTGCTCCTGGGTGTTGGTCTTGTCATCTTTGTTCTCTGTCTCCTTGGTTACTGGAAGGTGCGGAGGAGCCATAACCAAAACAAGCTTGCGTAG